A window of Romeriopsis navalis LEGE 11480 genomic DNA:
TCTATCTTACAAAGCAGCCCAAATCCTGCATGGTGAAGATCGAGGAGTGATGCCGATCGAACTCGTTGTGCTGGAGGCAAGACCAGCATTTCCGACAACCCGACCGATCGCGCCCCAAACAGTCGCACTCAACAATACATTTTAAAAAAGTTGTCGATCGTTGCTCGACCACAAGGGCATTGCAGTGCAACCACAGATAGATTACAGATCAAAGCGTGAGTCGACGACTCACGCTTTTCAATTGGACGGGTTTTACTGCCAATGCATCGTGGTCATGCAAGTGCATCACTCAAACCATGCAACAGAATGTCGCAATCCCTCACTTTGACTCAAAAATTAACTGATAATAATGAGCAAGTCCGGTCTTTGAGCCAGCTTGATTGGCAATTTGCTCGACTAACACGTCCATATTGCACCGCCAAGATTTGTCCCTGTGGCCGAAAAATCAACACAGCAGCCAAACCCAACCCGTCAGCAACCGTTGACCCAGCCGAACCATTACACCTTAATGGGATTACAGCCGTCCGCCGATGTCCAACAGATTCGCCATGCCTACCGTGAGCAGAGTCGGCTCTATCATCCCGACACAACAGAATTACCGCTGTTGACTGCAAAACAAAAATTTCAACAGTTAAATGAAGCCTACGCCACACTCAGTACCCCCGAACGGCGCAGTCTATACGATTTGAGTCTGGGCTATTCGCAGTTTGCGGTCGTCATGCCCCATGCCATGAATTCTCCGCCCAACTCCATCAGTCCGCCCACATCTATCACGGAACAATATGAACGCTCGGCATCGGCCTACCTGGATGCAAACGATCGACCATTATCGCCGGGTGAGCTATTTGCATTGTTTATAATGCTGATCACATTTATCGGTTGCTTACTATTGGCCATCATTGTGGGTTGGCAACAGGAAAAACCCTCCATCAATCCAGGATTTGCGGCAGAACTCGGCATCAGCACGCCAACATTCAGTGCAAAATCCCAAAGCAGTACTGAACCT
This region includes:
- a CDS encoding J domain-containing protein yields the protein MAEKSTQQPNPTRQQPLTQPNHYTLMGLQPSADVQQIRHAYREQSRLYHPDTTELPLLTAKQKFQQLNEAYATLSTPERRSLYDLSLGYSQFAVVMPHAMNSPPNSISPPTSITEQYERSASAYLDANDRPLSPGELFALFIMLITFIGCLLLAIIVGWQQEKPSINPGFAAELGISTPTFSAKSQSSTEPQNNNHSTNNQFEEPVRLERSNSVAPQLSNNQGA